A portion of the Cryptomeria japonica chromosome 5, Sugi_1.0, whole genome shotgun sequence genome contains these proteins:
- the LOC131042641 gene encoding uncharacterized protein LOC131042641, whose protein sequence is MTALRVLDLSRTALQSSPETLGCLKHLVCLRLCSVPIKRLPNSITTLTNLQILDLYGSQITKLPSSISKLTSLKLLDVTFCEHLQCMPYGISNRTSLEYLDTNNSPNIAWNKCRKGQLLINDLGTLDQLKRLGLKNNGKMIRGMLGSMKQIKSLHLSLTDMENLPQDMASMSKLRKLCLSCPQLLQIENSFCGFQHLSYIRLFNCGTLKLPALHMLPSLKHLNIVACPNIEKFPKEFAKDTAFPNLEVFSMVEMRKLQQLPIVEGEALCSLKTLTRIKSEALQMLPQCYWNLKSVEKISVLMLKGSTCHGRGRNVYQDKDQGANISIIYHRNSSIRRALL, encoded by the coding sequence ATGACCGCTCTCAGGGTCCTGGATTTGTCACGGACTGCCCTTCAGTCGTCGCCAGAAACCTTGGGGTGTTTGAAACATTTAGTTTGTCTTAGGTTATGCTCTGTGCCAATCAAGAGACTGCCCAACTCTATCACCACTCTCACAAACCTTCAAATATTAGATCTTTATGGATCTCAAATTACAAAACTCCCATCCAGCATTTCTAAGCTGACTTCCCTAAAACTTTTGGATGTCACCTTTTGTGAGCATCTACAGTGCATGCCTTACGGGATCTCAAACCGTACATCTCTGGAGTACTTGGATACAAACAATTCTCCAAATATAGCATGGAATAAGTGCAGAAAAGGCCAGCTTTTAATTAATGATCTGGGCACTTTAGACCAACTCAAAAGGTTGGGGCTTAAAAATAATGGTAAAATGATTCGAGGAATGCTGGGATCCATGAAGCAGATTAAGTCCCTACATTTGTCTCTCACAGATATGGAAAACCTGCCCCAAGACATGGCTTCCATGTCAAAATTGAGGAAACTCTGCCTTTCGTGTCCTCAATTACTCCAAATAGAAAACTCATTTTGTGGATTTCAACATCTGAGCTACATTAGATTGTTCAATTGTGGTACGTTGAAACTACCTGCTTTGCACATGCTTCCGAGTCTAAAACACCTGAATATTGTTGCCTGCCCCAACATCGAGAAGTTCCCAAAGGAATTTGCCAAGGATACAGCATTTCCTAATTTGGAGGTATTTTCAATGGTGGAGATGAGGAAGTTACAACAGCTGCCAATAGTGGAAGGAGAAGCGCTGTGTTCACTAAAAACATTGACAAGAATCAAGAGTGAGGCATTGCAGATGTTGCCACAGTGTTATTGGAATTTGAAGAGTGTAGAAAAAATAAGTGTATTGATGCTCAAAGGCTCAACTTGTCATGGCAGAGGAAGAAATGTTTATCAAGACAAAGATCAAGGTGCAAACATTAGCATTATCTACCACAGAAACTCAAGCATTAGAAGGGCGCTTCTGTGA